From the Clostridium putrefaciens genome, one window contains:
- the pglX gene encoding BREX-1 system adenine-specific DNA-methyltransferase PglX, whose product MDKNKIKSFAIWARRNLISAVSERANRIGVTENKIIDTVAVQGGFKLEGNDEIFKLSKDHREKLVREVNEKGFEQVMEEVAYTWFNRFMGLRYMEVNEYLPTGVRVLSSEVEGKTEPDVLTRVSEVIDELNLKSEYIYELLDSGKTEDREEAYKHILVRQCNELGKIIPQMFEQISDYTELLLPDNLLEEGSVIRKMVENIEETDWKEEVEIIGWMYQYYISEKKDEVFAALKKNVKITKENIPAATQLFTPKWIVKYMVENSLGRLWLEKLEGDSEQAGVGSGQWTVISDELKSKWKYYLEEAEQEPEVEEELKKIREEHSKLKPEDIKVLDPCMGSGHILVYAFDVLYEIYKTAGYSEREIPRMILQNNLYGLDIDDRAAQLASFALIMKARSFNRRLFREIEREELELNLCSIQESNSLGREEIDYFCTLGKGLDSYELRNAMEDLCETFTDAKEYGSILEVKRINFEVLKDRLYELECEYELIFADNRKILLDKLPIIIKQAEIMSSKYEVCITNPPYLGRKGMSTKLIQLIDKECDKYKQDIYSVFICKVSNYIKKNYFMAMITQHSWMFLERFSKLRNDLLDMLMITNMIHLGARAFEEISGEVVQSVAFVLQNNAKKKFVGKYSRLVDYSSTGEKEDAFLSGKNIVSVKQGLFDDVPNKYIAYWISPNVNKLFKQNDLSYYGKAREGMATANNDYFLKLWHEVNNNSISFSEYSRQSAVLSKKKWFPYNKGGEYRKWYGNRDYIVNWHNDGEEIRNFEDQKGKVRSHNYNLEYIFGEGIGWSSISSGTFNARYIPKGTLSDSKGPTYYCNSNENIYYILGFLNSKISNDILKILAPTLDFKVGDIADLPLIINKEKTYLSNNYVKELINMSKKDWYNFETSWDFKVHPILKSLDKAKDFKLSSSFEVWENECEANFNQLKANEEELNRIFIDIYGLKDELTPEVQDKDITIRKADRERDIKSFISYAVGCMFGRYSIDAEGLIYAGGDFGDKWVVGSEQCKVRKIEKDEDGNVISDSWVDDTFVPDSDNVIPITEDEYFEDDIVSRFIEFVRTVYGEETLEENLDFIADSIGRKPSETARQAIRRYFIKDFYKNHLKVYQKRPIYWMFESGKSDGFKALVYMHRYNEQTVAKVRTDYLHTLQRKYEAEMQRQQLVVDSEEYTAKDRTAAKKKIDRIAKQIEECREYDQVVAHLANEKISIDLDDGVKVNYDKFQEVKVINSKGKEVKMDLLARI is encoded by the coding sequence ATGGATAAGAATAAAATAAAATCATTTGCTATATGGGCTAGAAGGAACCTTATAAGTGCAGTTAGTGAAAGAGCCAATAGAATAGGTGTAACAGAAAATAAAATAATCGATACAGTAGCAGTTCAAGGTGGATTTAAATTAGAAGGAAATGATGAGATATTTAAACTTTCTAAAGATCATAGAGAAAAATTAGTGAGAGAAGTTAATGAAAAAGGCTTTGAGCAAGTAATGGAAGAAGTAGCCTATACATGGTTCAATAGATTTATGGGACTTAGATATATGGAAGTAAATGAATATCTTCCAACTGGTGTAAGAGTTCTTTCATCAGAAGTTGAAGGAAAAACAGAACCAGATGTTTTAACTAGAGTGTCAGAAGTAATAGATGAACTAAATCTAAAATCAGAGTATATATATGAACTTTTAGATAGTGGAAAGACAGAAGATAGAGAAGAGGCTTATAAGCACATTTTAGTAAGACAATGTAATGAACTAGGTAAGATAATACCTCAAATGTTTGAACAGATAAGCGACTATACAGAGTTACTACTACCAGATAACCTATTAGAAGAAGGATCTGTAATAAGAAAAATGGTAGAGAATATTGAAGAGACAGACTGGAAGGAAGAAGTGGAGATAATAGGTTGGATGTACCAATACTATATATCAGAAAAGAAGGATGAAGTATTTGCAGCCTTAAAGAAAAATGTAAAAATAACAAAAGAAAACATACCAGCAGCAACCCAATTATTTACACCAAAGTGGATAGTTAAATACATGGTAGAAAATTCATTAGGTAGACTATGGCTTGAGAAGTTGGAAGGGGATAGTGAACAGGCCGGAGTTGGTAGTGGGCAGTGGACAGTTATTAGTGATGAACTTAAAAGTAAGTGGAAATATTATTTAGAAGAAGCAGAGCAAGAGCCAGAGGTTGAGGAAGAATTAAAGAAAATAAGAGAAGAACACAGCAAACTAAAACCAGAAGATATAAAGGTACTAGATCCATGTATGGGTTCAGGACATATTTTAGTTTATGCATTTGATGTGCTATATGAAATCTATAAAACAGCAGGGTATTCAGAAAGAGAAATACCTAGAATGATACTACAAAACAACCTATATGGTCTAGACATAGACGACAGAGCAGCACAACTAGCATCATTTGCCTTAATAATGAAGGCAAGATCCTTTAATAGAAGATTGTTTAGAGAAATAGAAAGAGAAGAATTAGAATTAAATCTATGCTCAATACAAGAAAGCAATTCACTAGGAAGAGAGGAAATAGATTATTTCTGTACATTAGGTAAGGGACTAGATAGTTATGAGTTAAGAAATGCTATGGAAGATTTATGTGAAACATTCACAGACGCTAAAGAGTATGGTTCAATACTTGAAGTTAAACGAATTAATTTTGAAGTTTTAAAAGATAGGTTATATGAGCTAGAATGTGAATATGAATTAATCTTTGCTGATAATAGAAAAATTCTATTAGACAAACTTCCTATAATAATTAAACAAGCGGAGATAATGAGTAGTAAGTATGAGGTTTGTATTACTAATCCGCCGTATTTAGGTAGGAAAGGTATGTCAACTAAATTAATACAACTTATAGATAAAGAATGCGATAAATATAAACAAGATATATATTCTGTTTTTATTTGTAAGGTAAGCAATTATATTAAGAAAAATTACTTTATGGCAATGATTACTCAACATTCGTGGATGTTTTTGGAGAGATTCTCAAAATTAAGAAATGACTTATTGGATATGTTAATGATAACAAATATGATACATTTAGGAGCAAGAGCATTTGAGGAAATAAGTGGGGAAGTAGTTCAGTCAGTTGCATTTGTACTTCAAAATAATGCTAAGAAAAAATTTGTAGGAAAATATTCTCGATTAGTTGATTATAGTAGTACAGGTGAAAAAGAAGATGCATTTTTAAGTGGGAAAAATATAGTTTCAGTTAAACAAGGATTATTTGATGACGTACCTAATAAATATATTGCATATTGGATTAGTCCAAATGTTAATAAATTATTTAAACAGAATGATTTAAGTTATTATGGAAAAGCAAGAGAAGGTATGGCAACAGCAAATAATGATTACTTTTTAAAATTATGGCATGAAGTCAACAATAATAGTATAAGTTTTAGTGAATATTCAAGACAGTCTGCAGTATTAAGTAAAAAAAAGTGGTTTCCTTACAATAAGGGTGGAGAGTATAGAAAATGGTATGGAAATAGAGATTATATAGTGAATTGGCATAATGATGGTGAAGAAATAAGAAATTTTGAAGATCAAAAAGGGAAGGTAAGATCACATAACTATAATTTAGAGTATATTTTTGGTGAAGGAATTGGATGGTCATCAATTAGTTCAGGTACATTTAATGCTAGATATATACCAAAAGGAACTTTATCAGATTCTAAAGGACCTACTTATTATTGTAATAGTAATGAAAATATATACTATATTCTAGGATTCCTTAATAGCAAAATATCCAATGATATACTTAAAATATTAGCACCAACATTAGATTTTAAAGTTGGTGATATAGCAGATTTACCTTTAATAATTAATAAAGAAAAAACATATTTAAGTAATAATTATGTAAAAGAATTGATTAATATGAGCAAAAAAGACTGGTATAATTTCGAAACTTCATGGGATTTTAAAGTTCATCCAATATTAAAGTCTTTAGATAAGGCTAAGGATTTTAAGTTGAGTTCTTCTTTTGAGGTTTGGGAAAATGAGTGTGAGGCAAACTTTAATCAGTTAAAGGCTAATGAAGAAGAGTTAAATAGAATCTTTATTGATATTTATGGTTTGAAAGATGAGTTAACTCCAGAGGTTCAAGATAAGGATATTACTATTAGAAAAGCAGATAGAGAAAGAGATATTAAATCATTTATTTCCTATGCTGTTGGTTGTATGTTTGGTAGATATTCTATTGATGCTGAAGGACTTATTTATGCTGGGGGAGATTTTGGTGATAAGTGGGTAGTGGGTAGTGAGCAGTGTAAGGTTAGGAAGATTGAAAAAGATGAAGATGGAAATGTTATTTCAGATTCATGGGTTGATGATACTTTTGTGCCTGATAGTGATAACGTAATTCCTATTACAGAGGATGAGTATTTTGAGGATGATATAGTTTCAAGATTTATTGAATTTGTTAGAACTGTTTATGGTGAAGAAACTTTAGAGGAGAACTTAGATTTTATTGCGGATTCTATTGGTAGAAAACCATCTGAAACTGCTAGACAGGCAATTAGAAGATACTTTATTAAGGATTTCTATAAGAATCACTTAAAGGTTTATCAAAAGAGACCTATTTACTGGATGTTTGAGTCTGGTAAGAGTGATGGATTCAAGGCTTTAGTTTATATGCATAGATATAATGAGCAAACTGTTGCTAAGGTTAGAACGGATTATCTTCATACATTACAAAGAAAATATGAAGCAGAGATGCAAAGACAACAATTAGTAGTAGATTCAGAAGAATATACTGCGAAAGATAGAACTGCTGCAAAGAAGAAGATAGATAGAATAGCGAAGCAGATAGAGGAATGCAGAGAATATGATCAAGTAGTTGCTCATTTAGCAAATGAGAAGATATCTATTGATTTAGATGATGGAGTTAAGGTTAATTATGATAAGTTCCAAGAGGTTAAGGTAATTAACTCTAAAGGAAAAGAAGTTAAGATGGATTTATTAGCAAGGATATAA
- a CDS encoding four helix bundle protein has protein sequence MKVLNYTELIVWQKSMDLVENIYLITMKFPKEEIYSLTNQIRRAAVSIPSNIAEGQQRNTTAQFKYFLSVAQGSRAEVETQIRIAMRLSYVYGSEMDKILGLCAEIGKMIHGLENAL, from the coding sequence ATGAAAGTCTTGAATTATACTGAACTTATAGTTTGGCAAAAGTCTATGGATTTGGTTGAGAATATTTATTTAATTACAATGAAATTTCCTAAGGAAGAAATATATTCATTAACGAATCAAATTAGAAGAGCGGCAGTTTCAATACCATCTAATATAGCAGAGGGGCAACAAAGGAATACTACAGCACAATTTAAATATTTTTTATCAGTTGCACAAGGCTCACGAGCTGAGGTTGAAACACAAATAAGAATTGCTATGAGACTAAGTTATGTTTATGGTAGTGAAATGGATAAGATATTAGGTTTATGTGCGGAGATTGGTAAGATGATACATGGACTGGAGAATGCGTTGTAG
- the brxC gene encoding BREX system P-loop protein BrxC, producing the protein MEFKLKDMFHKEIDRDIKGVIKVGQADDENIKQELDEYVVTGELNKHIDRFFEAYKTGIIGNTDKNGVWISGFFGSGKSHFLKILSYLLENREIEGKKAINYFDDKELDSFILANMKQAGDVKADVILFNIDSKSDSDSKSNKNAIVKVFNKMFNEMQGFCGSKPWIADLEIQMVKDGVYDDFTNEFKNISGKIWEDTRADFYYEEDNIVEALSKTTKMSQEAARNWYNKSEENYSLSIDDFAKRVKEYSESKGKNHHVVFLVDEIGQYIGDNTGLMLNLQTVVEDLGTKCGGKCWVIVTSQEGIDEFTKVKGNDFSKIQGRFNTRLSLSSANVDEVIKKRILRKNDAGASYLKALYEQKESIIKNLLTFTSDTAEMKLYKNGDEFAEVYPFIPYQFNLLQSAFSGVREHGASGKSLSKGERSLLGAYQQVAVEYMNGEVNVLIPFSAFYKTIETFLDSSIRTVIIHAEKNDNLSEFDVEVLKLLFLVKYVKEIKSNIENLSTLLISEIDADKLETKKKVQESLNKLIRETLVQKNGDEYIFLTNDEQDVNKEIKNMSVDNGEVIQKASEIIFDDIYGDSKFSYSRKYQFTFNKIVDDRTRGPQTNEIGVKVITANFDLVGGSSESELKLLSTRENNVIINIARDVNYLDEIENVLKIDAYLRVKGGSKSSTAIEDIKSKKSREREDRAKRAKFLIEEALRTAEVYVNGSLLDIKEKSGVDRINEGLRVLIDSKYNKINYVKEFKENAKDLYDIMDARLNQMELVDSNPNRLAVDEVNTHIQTSSSRNLQITVKSILTKFSNAPYGWKDIDIQAIVVSLFKNQDIKVILNGEVLTPNNREVVNYVTKRDYIERVILKTREKVNQKYIDVVRDLNKDLFGFSSLPADEDGIMGIFKEECKRELSRINEMLVNFTFKASYPGEKTLKDGKKLFTEVIDITDTIDFFKDVYNLEGDFLDYADHIDEIKGFFYKKENGRIEFSSRGEQRVIFDNALEKLENFKENKEYIVNDDIKAIIEEIKEIIRMPKPYSRIPTIPLLIEKYNNKIIELLEEESVPVKGFIEMCRKEVFETLDGYDFKDKFKDNVINEFNNLYNRVEGASSFVVLSSMSDLAEKVKLKWIKEIVTEDGTQKRIKAKEIEEANRVAEGVGNGETKTATSEYKVEPIAEVVINTKTLSMRELVKGQKTIKNNDDIEEVVEALRRKLREELEKDTIINLV; encoded by the coding sequence ATGGAATTTAAGTTAAAAGACATGTTTCATAAGGAAATAGACAGAGATATAAAAGGGGTTATAAAGGTTGGTCAGGCAGATGATGAAAATATAAAGCAAGAGTTAGATGAATATGTTGTAACAGGTGAGTTAAATAAGCATATTGATAGATTTTTTGAAGCATATAAGACAGGTATTATAGGCAATACAGATAAAAATGGAGTTTGGATTTCAGGGTTCTTTGGTAGCGGTAAGTCTCACTTTTTAAAGATACTTTCTTATCTTCTAGAAAATAGAGAAATAGAAGGGAAGAAGGCTATTAATTACTTTGATGATAAGGAATTAGACAGTTTCATTTTAGCAAATATGAAGCAGGCGGGAGATGTGAAAGCAGATGTCATACTTTTTAATATAGATTCAAAATCTGATTCGGATTCAAAGTCTAATAAGAACGCTATAGTTAAAGTGTTTAATAAGATGTTCAACGAAATGCAAGGTTTTTGTGGATCTAAGCCATGGATAGCAGATTTAGAAATTCAAATGGTTAAAGATGGAGTTTATGATGATTTTACAAATGAATTTAAAAATATATCAGGGAAGATATGGGAAGATACTAGGGCTGATTTTTATTATGAAGAAGATAACATAGTAGAAGCATTATCAAAAACAACTAAAATGAGTCAAGAGGCAGCAAGAAATTGGTATAACAAGTCAGAAGAAAACTACTCATTAAGCATAGATGATTTCGCTAAAAGGGTCAAAGAATATAGTGAATCAAAAGGAAAAAACCATCATGTTGTATTCCTAGTGGATGAAATAGGTCAGTACATAGGGGACAATACAGGGCTTATGTTAAACCTTCAAACGGTTGTAGAAGATTTAGGAACTAAGTGCGGGGGTAAGTGCTGGGTTATAGTTACTTCTCAAGAAGGAATAGATGAGTTTACAAAGGTTAAGGGTAATGACTTCTCAAAAATACAAGGTAGATTTAATACTAGATTATCTTTATCCTCTGCCAATGTAGATGAAGTAATTAAGAAACGTATACTTAGAAAAAATGATGCGGGAGCAAGTTATTTAAAAGCATTATATGAGCAAAAAGAATCTATAATAAAGAACCTTTTAACTTTTACATCAGATACTGCTGAAATGAAGTTGTATAAAAATGGAGACGAATTTGCAGAGGTTTACCCATTTATACCTTACCAATTCAATCTACTTCAATCAGCCTTTAGTGGAGTAAGAGAACATGGCGCTTCAGGTAAGAGTTTATCTAAGGGAGAGAGGTCTCTCCTAGGAGCTTATCAACAAGTGGCAGTAGAGTATATGAATGGAGAAGTTAATGTACTTATACCTTTTTCGGCATTTTATAAAACAATAGAAACTTTCTTAGATTCATCTATAAGAACGGTTATTATTCATGCGGAAAAGAATGATAATTTAAGTGAATTTGATGTTGAAGTTTTAAAACTATTATTTTTAGTTAAGTATGTAAAGGAAATAAAGTCTAATATAGAGAACCTTTCAACATTATTAATAAGTGAAATAGATGCAGATAAGTTAGAGACAAAGAAAAAGGTTCAAGAATCTTTAAATAAACTAATAAGAGAGACATTAGTTCAAAAGAATGGTGATGAATATATATTCCTAACAAATGATGAACAAGATGTAAATAAAGAAATTAAGAATATGTCAGTTGATAATGGAGAGGTTATCCAAAAGGCTTCTGAAATAATATTTGATGATATATATGGAGATTCTAAATTCTCATATTCAAGAAAATATCAATTTACATTTAATAAAATTGTAGATGACAGAACTAGAGGACCGCAAACAAATGAAATAGGAGTTAAGGTAATAACTGCAAACTTTGATCTAGTAGGAGGTTCAAGTGAAAGTGAACTAAAACTATTATCTACTAGGGAAAATAATGTGATTATAAATATAGCAAGGGATGTTAATTATCTAGATGAAATAGAAAATGTATTAAAAATTGATGCTTACTTAAGAGTTAAGGGTGGATCAAAATCAAGCACTGCTATAGAGGATATTAAATCAAAAAAAAGCAGGGAAAGAGAAGATAGAGCGAAGAGAGCGAAATTCTTAATAGAAGAGGCTCTAAGAACTGCTGAAGTATATGTAAATGGTAGTCTTTTAGATATAAAAGAAAAAAGTGGAGTAGATAGAATAAATGAAGGCCTAAGAGTCTTAATAGATTCTAAATATAACAAAATAAACTATGTAAAAGAGTTTAAAGAAAATGCTAAAGATCTTTATGACATAATGGATGCTAGACTTAATCAAATGGAATTAGTTGATAGTAATCCAAATAGATTAGCAGTGGATGAAGTTAATACCCATATACAAACTAGTTCTTCAAGAAACCTTCAAATTACAGTTAAGAGTATATTAACTAAGTTTTCAAATGCTCCTTATGGGTGGAAGGATATTGATATCCAGGCTATAGTAGTATCTTTATTTAAAAATCAAGACATTAAGGTTATATTAAATGGGGAGGTATTAACTCCTAATAATAGGGAAGTTGTAAACTATGTAACTAAAAGAGACTACATTGAGAGAGTTATTTTAAAAACTAGAGAAAAGGTAAATCAAAAATATATAGATGTTGTTCGCGACTTGAACAAAGACTTATTTGGATTCTCATCACTTCCAGCAGATGAAGATGGAATAATGGGTATATTTAAAGAAGAATGTAAAAGGGAACTTTCAAGGATAAATGAAATGCTTGTTAATTTTACGTTCAAAGCATCTTATCCGGGAGAAAAGACATTAAAGGATGGTAAGAAACTATTTACAGAAGTAATAGATATTACAGATACAATTGATTTTTTTAAAGACGTATATAATTTAGAAGGAGACTTCTTAGATTATGCTGATCATATTGATGAAATAAAAGGATTCTTCTATAAGAAAGAGAATGGAAGAATAGAATTTTCATCTAGAGGTGAGCAAAGAGTTATATTTGATAATGCTCTAGAGAAGTTAGAAAACTTTAAAGAGAACAAAGAGTATATAGTTAATGATGATATAAAAGCAATTATAGAAGAAATAAAAGAAATAATAAGAATGCCTAAACCTTACTCTAGGATACCGACAATACCTCTTTTAATTGAGAAGTATAATAATAAAATTATTGAGTTATTGGAAGAAGAAAGTGTTCCAGTAAAAGGTTTTATAGAAATGTGCAGAAAAGAAGTTTTTGAAACTTTAGATGGATATGACTTTAAAGATAAGTTCAAAGATAATGTAATTAATGAATTTAATAATCTTTATAATAGAGTTGAGGGTGCAAGCAGTTTCGTTGTACTTTCATCAATGTCAGACCTTGCAGAAAAGGTTAAATTAAAGTGGATAAAGGAAATAGTGACAGAAGATGGGACTCAAAAGAGAATAAAGGCTAAAGAAATAGAAGAGGCAAATAGAGTAGCAGAAGGGGTAGGAAATGGTGAAACAAAAACTGCTACATCAGAATATAAGGTAGAACCTATAGCAGAAGTAGTTATTAATACTAAAACTCTAAGTATGAGAGAGCTTGTTAAAGGTCAAAAAACCATAAAGAATAATGATGATATAGAGGAAGTTGTAGAAGCGCTAAGAAGGAAATTAAGAGAAGAACTAGAAAAGGATACGATAATAAATTTGGTTTAG
- a CDS encoding DUF1788 domain-containing protein, producing the protein MKDIYRRIDEILPKIIEPNFRKNKGLGNEIGFYIFDYEPEYELLVRDRVKFIKEKVQGGYGLNIVEFDLYEIIIEMLEEKGYLKKNFEMEEKKGSEHVIFKATKSTLRITEEDDVFVKYIGERLEGADIVFLTGVGKAWPIIRSHTILNNLHRVVEKQPLVMFFPGTYDGGTLMLFNSLKDDNYYRAFQLVDRV; encoded by the coding sequence ATGAAAGATATATATCGGAGAATTGATGAAATATTACCTAAGATAATAGAGCCTAACTTTAGAAAAAACAAAGGGCTAGGTAATGAAATTGGATTCTATATATTTGATTATGAGCCAGAGTATGAACTTTTAGTTAGAGATAGGGTTAAGTTTATAAAAGAAAAAGTTCAAGGTGGCTACGGATTAAATATAGTAGAGTTTGATTTGTATGAAATAATCATAGAAATGTTAGAAGAAAAAGGTTATCTTAAAAAGAATTTTGAAATGGAAGAGAAAAAGGGTAGCGAACATGTAATTTTTAAAGCAACTAAGTCAACTTTAAGAATTACAGAAGAAGATGATGTGTTCGTTAAATATATAGGAGAAAGACTAGAAGGAGCAGATATAGTTTTTTTAACGGGGGTAGGTAAAGCGTGGCCCATAATTAGGTCACATACAATTCTAAATAACCTACACAGAGTTGTAGAAAAGCAACCATTAGTAATGTTCTTTCCGGGAACTTATGATGGTGGAACTCTTATGTTATTTAACAGTTTAAAAGATGACAATTATTATAGAGCATTTCAATTAGTAGATAGAGTGTAA
- a CDS encoding DUF1819 family protein, whose translation MEYKSTIKSRPYLYKETKKAASLISKGLKAEGIKNKSLEDNIFQLESETRKKEVASIIVARLKDLDKFIIDKISEGNVETSKILVLYAIIKTDRLFFEFMNEVYKEKLLLRELFLRDKDFNTFFQSKREQSEKVASWTEYTFKKLKQVYVRILFECGLIENQKGDRKIKTPILDSEVKEYLYKIGDKKYINAIVGECG comes from the coding sequence ATGGAATATAAATCAACTATTAAGTCTAGACCATATTTATATAAAGAAACTAAAAAGGCTGCAAGCCTTATAAGTAAAGGGTTGAAAGCTGAAGGTATAAAAAATAAATCATTGGAAGATAATATTTTTCAACTTGAAAGTGAAACAAGAAAGAAGGAAGTTGCATCAATTATTGTGGCAAGACTTAAAGATTTAGATAAATTCATAATAGATAAAATATCAGAGGGAAATGTAGAAACATCAAAGATACTTGTTTTGTATGCAATTATTAAGACAGATAGATTATTTTTCGAGTTTATGAATGAAGTTTATAAGGAAAAATTATTATTAAGAGAATTATTTTTAAGAGATAAGGACTTTAATACATTTTTCCAAAGTAAAAGAGAGCAAAGTGAAAAAGTAGCCTCTTGGACAGAGTATACATTTAAAAAGTTAAAACAAGTTTATGTAAGAATTCTTTTTGAATGTGGACTTATTGAAAATCAAAAAGGTGATAGAAAAATAAAGACTCCTATTTTAGACAGTGAAGTTAAAGAGTACCTGTATAAAATAGGTGATAAAAAATATATAAATGCAATTGTTGGAGAGTGTGGGTAG
- a CDS encoding HepT-like ribonuclease domain-containing protein → MRIRECLKRNPNSEDEIVDEAIISYFNSFCEFILDMCETYLVATENYIPNKSGVDIIELSSNFGFISSNNSKKLQGIVRLRNRYTHDYYQRKLAKKRIIDICKSEMITLDLFLETSSERIRLVISDKNLGNTSKAQ, encoded by the coding sequence GTGAGAATAAGAGAGTGTTTAAAGAGAAACCCAAATAGTGAGGATGAAATAGTAGATGAAGCTATTATATCTTACTTTAATTCTTTCTGTGAATTTATATTAGATATGTGTGAAACATATTTAGTAGCAACAGAAAATTATATACCTAATAAATCCGGGGTAGATATAATAGAATTATCATCAAACTTTGGATTCATATCTTCAAATAATTCTAAGAAACTTCAAGGAATAGTGAGACTTAGGAATAGATATACTCATGATTATTATCAAAGGAAGTTAGCAAAGAAAAGAATTATAGACATATGCAAATCTGAAATGATAACTTTAGATTTATTTCTAGAAACGTCTTCTGAAAGAATAAGATTAGTTATTAGTGACAAGAACTTGGGCAACACCTCAAAGGCCCAGTAA
- a CDS encoding ABC transporter transmembrane domain-containing protein, whose product MKIMKLCNKYLCEYKFSLFFLILITIILKVLNLSITYITGNFIDQLLEFKTIKIIYYNTAIILIIGLLSAILSNYCNYCLFKTQAKIVFELNYEVLRHVKRLPMTFFKNTDTVYLNQRINNDSNVVIGFSVSILINILIMLISFISIFLLMYRLNIKITIIVLLSIPIYILLYMVFKKPLYKSNYDYKEEQSKFFSKMNEQLSNISFIKLNSAFEVLDNELKKAFPNFLKSLLKYFKFNYLFLSADSTVENVFNVFLFFYGGIEIMNNRMTIGNFIIIKGYYTVLLSLINGFLSLGKSYQETLTSYDRLIEILDIPKEPNGDKLLKRIDSIELQDISFSFDEKMIFDRFSYKFQKGNIYLINGLNGVGKSTLINIICGLYLNSYEGNIFYNEENIKNLDLYAIRKILFGIVEQESLLLNTTLYDNLTYGIDNVQRDLVDYWCDKLNLKSLDLEENILLTNKKINISGGEKQKIALVRVFIKNSNILIMDEPTSALDINSINILNETINKVKADKIIIIISHDDSMKLNADYIISL is encoded by the coding sequence ATGAAAATCATGAAACTTTGCAATAAATATTTGTGTGAATATAAATTTAGTTTATTTTTTTTAATACTTATTACTATAATATTAAAAGTTCTAAATTTGTCTATTACATATATAACAGGTAATTTTATCGACCAACTTTTAGAATTCAAAACTATTAAAATAATTTACTATAATACTGCCATTATTTTAATAATAGGATTATTAAGTGCAATCTTAAGCAATTATTGCAATTATTGTTTATTTAAGACTCAAGCTAAAATAGTTTTTGAGTTAAACTATGAAGTATTAAGACATGTAAAAAGGTTACCTATGACATTCTTTAAAAATACTGATACAGTATATTTGAATCAAAGAATTAATAATGATTCTAACGTTGTAATTGGTTTTTCTGTCTCTATACTAATTAATATTTTAATAATGCTAATTAGCTTTATATCGATATTTTTGTTAATGTATAGGTTGAATATTAAGATTACTATAATAGTATTATTAAGTATCCCAATATATATTTTATTATATATGGTTTTTAAAAAGCCACTATATAAGTCAAATTATGATTATAAAGAAGAGCAAAGCAAGTTTTTTTCAAAAATGAATGAACAACTCTCGAATATAAGTTTTATAAAGTTGAACTCAGCATTTGAAGTGTTAGATAATGAACTAAAAAAAGCATTTCCAAATTTTTTAAAATCCTTACTAAAATATTTCAAATTTAATTATCTCTTTCTTAGTGCAGACTCTACGGTTGAAAATGTTTTTAATGTCTTTTTGTTTTTCTATGGAGGAATTGAAATTATGAATAATAGAATGACAATAGGAAACTTTATAATAATAAAAGGATATTATACGGTTTTATTAAGCTTAATAAATGGATTTTTATCATTGGGAAAATCATATCAAGAGACATTAACATCATATGATAGGTTAATAGAGATTTTAGATATACCAAAAGAGCCTAATGGTGATAAACTTTTAAAAAGAATTGATTCCATAGAATTGCAAGATATTAGCTTTTCATTTGATGAAAAAATGATATTTGACAGATTTAGCTATAAATTTCAAAAGGGTAATATATATTTAATTAATGGTTTAAATGGTGTTGGAAAAAGCACTTTGATTAATATCATATGTGGATTATACTTAAATTCATATGAAGGCAATATATTTTATAATGAAGAGAATATAAAAAATTTAGATTTATATGCTATACGAAAGATTCTTTTTGGAATTGTTGAACAAGAATCATTATTATTAAATACAACATTATATGATAATTTAACCTATGGAATAGATAATGTTCAAAGGGATTTAGTTGATTATTGGTGTGATAAGTTGAATTTAAAATCATTGGATTTAGAGGAGAATATACTTCTTACTAATAAAAAGATTAATATCTCTGGAGGCGAAAAACAAAAGATAGCTTTAGTAAGAGTTTTTATTAAAAATTCCAACATTCTTATAATGGATGAACCTACATCAGCATTGGATATTAATAGTATTAACATTTTAAATGAGACAATAAATAAAGTTAAAGCAGATAAAATCATCATTATTATATCCCATGATGATTCAATGAAATTAAATGCAGATTATATAATAAGCTTGTAG